GGCGGGCCACCCCGGGGTGGAACGGGTCTACTGGCCGGGTTTCCCCGACCACCCGAATCACGATATTGCCGCAAAACAGATGACCGGGTTTGGCGGGATGATTTCCTTTGTGCCACGGGGAGCCCGTTTTGAGGATGCGGTCCGGATTGTCGAAAACCTCCGGGTTTTCACCCTGGCGGAGTCGCTGGGCGGAGTGGAGAGCCTGGCGGGTCATCCGGCAAGCATGACGCACGCCAGCATCCCCAAGGATGAACGCGAGAAAAGCGGGGTAACCGATTCGCTGATCCGGCTCAGTGTGGGGATCGAGGATGCGGCCGACCTGACGGAAGATCTGGAAAGGGCGCTGGCGGCCATGAATCGGGATTGAAAGATTTGTAATTGAAGCCGCTGTGACGCGCTTCGATTGACGATTTTGTAAAAATATATGGGTCAGATTATGAAAAACCCATAATTTTGCGCGTATATTTTTGATTCAACAATCTCAGAAATTAATCATATGGCTGATTATAAAGACAAAATTGATGCCTTTATGGAGGAGGTTACCTCCCGGAACGGGCACGAGCCGGAATTCATCCAGGCCGTTCAGGAAGTAGCCGAAACGGTTATTCCCTACATCGCCGAACAGGAAATTTACAGCGGGAAGAACATCCTGCTGCGCATGGTGGAACCCGAACGGTTGATTTCCTTCCGGGTAGCCTGGGTGGACGACGACGGGGAAATCCACGTAAACCGCGGCTACCGGATCCAGATGAACTCGGCTATCGGACCATACAAAGGCGGCCTGCGTTTCCACCCTTCCGTTAACGCCAGCATCCTGAAATTCCTCGCCTTTGAACAGGTATTCAAGAACAGTCTCACCACGCTCCCGATGGGCGGGGGCAAGGGGGGCTCGGATTTTGACCCCAAAGGCAAGTCGGACGATGAGGTGATGCGCTTCTGCCACGCCTTCATGACGGAGCTTTGCCGGCACATCGGCCCGAATACTGACGTCCCCGCGGGGGATATCGGGGTAGGTGCGCGGGAAATCGGCTTCCTGTTTGGAATGTATAAGAAAATCCGCAACGAATTTACCGGTGTCCTCACCGGGAAAGGGCTCTCCTGGGGCGGCTCCAAGATCCGGCCGGAAGCCACGGGCTACGGCACAGTGTATTTTGCACAAAACATGCTCGAAACCCGAAACGACAGCATCGAGGGTAAAACGGTTGCGGTTTCGGGCTCCGGGAATGTGGCGCAATACGCAGCCGAGAAGGTATTGCAACTCGGCGGCAAGGTAGTAACCCTTTCGGATTCCGGGGGGCACATCCACGATCCGGACGGGATCGATGCGGAGAAACTCGCCTGGGTGATGGATTTGAAGAACAACCGGCGTGGCCGCATCTCCGAATATGTGAAACAATATCCGGGGGCAAGCTACCACAAAGGGAAGGCACCCTGGCATGTAGCCTGCCAGGTAGCCCTGCCGTGTGCCACACAGAATGAGCTGAACGGGGAGGACGCCAAAACGCTGATTAAAAACGGATGTATCTGCGTGGCAGAGGGCGCCAACATGCCCTCGACCCCGGAAGCGATCCACGCTTTCCACGACGCACGCATCCTCTTTGCACCCGGGAAGGCTTCGAATGCCGGCGGGGTGGCAACGTCCGGTCTGGAAATGAGTCAGAACTCCCTCCGCATCAGCTGGACGCGTGAAGAGGTGGACCAGCGCCTGAAAGGGATCATGTCGGATATCCACGACTCCTGCATTGAATACGGCAGGGAAGACGACGGATACTGCAACTATGTGAAAGGGGCCAATATCGCCGGCTTTGTCAAAGTTGCCGATGCCATGCTCGCCCAGGGGGTAATCTGACCGGACCTGGAAAACGGAACTCACAAACGCCTTTCCGGCCCAGTGCCGGGAAGGCGTTTTTTCTCTGGAAGGGGGTCCCTATATTTACGCCTCCATAGCGACACCCATGCCAACCTCCACCAAAGCCATCGTCCTGAGTTCCCTGAAGTACGGGGAATCCAGCCTGATCGTCAGGATGTATACGGAGGCCTCCGGCCGGCAAACCTATATGCTGAAGGGGATCCTCAAGCGGCGCAAGGGCGGGTTGCGACCCGGGTTTTTCCAACCGCTGACCCAACTGGAAATCGTGTCGGGAACGGTGCGTCCCGGCAGGCTGGGCTACCTCCGGGAGGCGTTGATCGCCTACCCGTATGCCACAGTCCACAGCGACATCCGCAAAGGGGCCATAGCCCTTTTCCTTTCCGAAGTACTCTCCGAGAGCATCCGGGAAGAGGAGACCAACCCGGAGCTCTTCAGCTACCTGGAACACACGCTCCAGTGGCTCGACCAGCACCAACGAATAGCCAATTTCCACATCCGTTTTCTGATGGGCCTGACGCGGTACCTCGGGTTCTATCCGGACCAGACGGACAGCCATGCCCCGTATTTTGACCTCTCAGAAGGAGCCTACTGCAGCAAGCCCGGCCTGAACCCCGTTCTGGCAGACGGGAACCTGGAAGCATTCAGGAATATTTTAGGCACAAATTTTGATGCAATTCACACGGTTGAATTGACACAGGCGGAGCGGCGCGAATTGCTGAATTCACTGATCCTGTACTATGAGATTCACCTTCAGGGATTCAAAAAACCACGTTCGTTAACGGTACTCGATGAAGTTTTTTCCTAACCGACCCATTCCAATCTGGCTCCTTTTTCTTTGGGCACCCCTGTTTATGGGCGCCCAGCAAATTACCATCCTGGATCGCGAAACCGGCGAACCGGTTGCGGATGTTGCGGTGTTTAACGCCCAGCGCAGCACGTCTGCCATCTCGGATGCCTCCGGGCAGGTGCCGATTTCGGGATTCGGGATGCGGGAACGCATCTTTTTCAGGCATATCGGCTACCAGCCCCTGAACCTTACCCGGAGGGCAATCGAGAACCAGGGGAACCGGGTGTATCTGGAAGTACAGGCCGAACAGTTACAGGAAGTGGTCATGTCCGTTTCCAAATGGCAGCAGCAGAAGCGGGAAGTCCCCCAGAAAATCGAAACGATCGGGGCGGCAGACGTCGCTTTCGGGAACCCCCAGACCGCTGCAGACCTGTTGCAGCAATCCGGTAAAATATTCGTCCAGAAAAGCCAGTACGGGGGCGGGAGCCCCATGATCCGGGGGTTTGCAACCAACCGGGTGCTGCTTGCCGTGGACGGGGTGCGCATGAACAATGCGATTTTTCGCGGGGGCAACCTCCAGAATGTCCTGTCCATCGACCCCTTCGCGGTTCGGAAAACCGAGGTGCTGTTTGGACCGGGATCGGTGATTTACGGCAGCGATGCAATTGGGGGCGTCATGAATTTCTACACCCGGGATGCGCTGCTTTCCCCGGGGGATTCCCTGATGGTGGCCGGCAGCCTGGAATACCGGACCGCCACGGCCTCCGGCGAACATACGGCCCATGGCCGGGTCAACCTCGGGTTCGAAAACTGGGGGATGCTCACAAGCCTTACATACAACCATTTCGGCGACCTGCGGATGGGCAGCCACGGGCCGGATTCTTACCTGAGGCGCCGCTACGTGGTGACGGAAGGGGGTACGGATCGCCTGGAAGACAACCCGAACCCGCTCCGCCAGGTACCCAGCGGATACGATCAGGTAAGCCTGATGCAAAAATTCCGGTATAAGCCGGCCCGCCAATGGGACTTCAACCTGGGGGTGCACTTTAGCGAAACCTCGGACTATGCCCGGTACGACCGCCTGATCCGCCCGGATTCCGACGGGGACGGCCTCCGGTCTGCCGAGTGGTATTACGGCCCCCAGAAATGGTTTATGGGGAATATCCGCATGGCCCATACGGGGGGGAACAAGTTTTACGAGGGCATGAAACTCAGCGCGGCCTACCAGTTTTTTGAAGAGAGCCGCAACGACCGGGATTTCGGGGAAGACATCCTGTATTCCACCCGGGAACGCGTGGGGGCCTACTCCCTGAACCTGGATTTTGAAACCCGTAAGGTCGGCGACCTGCGGTTGTACTACGGGGCCGAGTATATCGGGAATTCCGTCCGGTCCGACGGATCGGAGACCAACGTGCAGTCCGGTGTGCGGGATGGAGGCGCTTCCCGCTACCCGGATGGTTCCTCCTGGCAAACGGTGGCGGCCTACGTCAACGGGTCGTATCGGTTCAAGCCCAACCTGACGCTGCTGGCTGGGATGCGTTACAGTCACGTCTGGATCGATGCGGAATTCGACCCGACCTATTACGACTTCCCTTTTGAGGATGCAAACCTGGACAACGGGGCGCTCACCGGCAGCCTGGGAATCAGTTGGTTCCCCGGGAGGAATACCCAGGTCACCCTGAACGGTTCTACGGGTTTCCGGGCGCCGAACATCGACGATATCGGGAAGATATTCGATTCGGAGCCCGGTTCGGTGGTAGTGCCGAACCCGGACCTGGAACCCGAGTACGCCTACAACGCCGAATTGGGGGTGCGGCAGAATATCCGGGACCGGCTGGTTGTCAAAGGCTCGGTTTACTACACTTATCTGGTAGACGCGCTGGTACGGCGGGATTTCACCTTTAACGGGGAACGCACCATCCCCTACAACGGGGAACCCAGTAATGTACAGGCCATCCAGAATGCGGCCAAAGCCTATGTATACGGGGTGGAACTCGGTTTCGACGCCTCCCTGGCGGAACACTGGAGCCTGCTGGGCAACTACACGATTACCGAAGGGGTTGAGGAAGAGGAGGACGGCAGCGAGTCGCCCGCGCGGCATGCAGCCCCGGATTTTGCAGACCTGCACCTGGTCTATAGCAAATACCCGCTTAAGGCGTCCTTCTTCCTGAATTACAACGGGGAAGTACCCTTCGAGGACCTGGCCTTTTCCGAACGTAGCAAAACCTTTATTTACGCGTCGGATGCCGGGGGCAATCCCTTCAGCCCGGCCTGGTATACGCTGAATTTCCGGTCTTCCTATACCTTTCCGGGCGATTACCGCCTGACCCTCGCGGTAGAAAACCTCACAGACCAGCGCTACCGGCCGTATTCCTCCGGGATCGCAGCGGCCGGCATCAACGTCATTGCCGGGTTGTCCATGCGGTTCTAAAAAAAACCCGGGACCTGAAGGTTCCCGGGGTATTTAAATGGCGTTGGCTTCCACCGACATACAATTAGTTGTCGTCCACCGCGTCTTCCAGTTCCTCGCCGGCTTTCCGGATGCCTTCGCCTACTTTTTGGGCGCCCTCCTTCATGCCTTCACCAACCTCCTCGGCGCCTTCTTTCAGCTCTTCGCCGGCTTTTTCCATGGTATCCATGGTGTTCTCCAGGCCTTCGCGGATTTCATCGCTGTTCTCCTTGAGGTTTTTGCCGGCTTGTTCCAGGGATTCACCCACGGACTCGGCAGCTTCCCCTGCCTTCTCGGGGGTGTCGCGGCAACCGGTCATCAGACCCCCGGCCAGGGCAACTATCGCAAATGGTATCAGTAACTTTTTCATGATTTTAGTGTTTATGGTTCCTGCTACTATATACGGTTCCGGGCCCGTATTTGGATGCGCTGTGGTTGCCCGGCCCCGGCCCGCATCCATTTTCAGCCGGTTCAGGAACCGTCCTTACGGCTAAATTCACTAATTTTGCGCACTTTAACCGCACGATACAGCGCTCCGGATATGAAGAAGTTCAACGAGCACAAGCAACTGGACCTGCCCCGGGAAGCCGCGGAAATCCGCCGCTTCTGGAAGCAACACGACATCTTTGAAAAAAGCGTGTCCACCCGGGCCGATGGGAAACCGTTTATTTTCTACGAGGGCCCCCCTTCCGCCAACGGGATGCCGGGAATCCACCATGTGATGGCGCGGACCATCAAGGATATCTTCCCGCGGTATAAAACCATGAAGGGTTTCCAGGTAAAGCGGAAGGCCGGCTGGGATACGCACGGCCTCCCGGTGGAACTGGGCGTGGAGAAGGAGCTGGGCATCACCAAGGAGGATATCGGCACCAAAATCTCCGTTGAGGCATATAACGAAGCCTGTAAAAAGGCCGTGATGCGGTATACGGATGTCTGGAATAACCTGACCGAGCAGCTCGGCTACTGGGTGGACATGGAAGATCCCTATGTCACCTACAAGTCCAAATACATGGAAACCGTATGGTGGCTGCTAAAGCAAATCTACGATAAGGGGCTGATCTACAAAGGCTACACCATCCAGCCGTATTCCCCCAAGGCCGGAACGGGCCTGAGTTCGCACGAACTGAACCAGCCGGGGACCTACCAGGATGTGACGGATACCACGGTGACGGCACAGTTCCTGACGGTACCCGAAACCCTGCCGGATTTCCTTAAGGAAGCGGGGAAACCGGTTTATCTGCTGGCCTGGACCACTACCCCGTGGACGTTGCCTTCGAATACGGCCCTCACCGTGGGCGCCGATATCGATTACGTCCTGGTGGACACGTACAACCAGTACACTTTTGAGCCGACGCGGGTGGTGTTGGCAGAAGCCCTGGTAAGCAAGCAGTTTGGACCGAAATTCGAGGCGCAGGAGGCCGGGGAAGACCTGCCCGCTTACGACGGCAGCTCAAAAAAAGTCCCGTACAGGGTGTTGAAGTCGTTCAAGGGGAAGGAGCTGTTGGGAATCCGTTACGAGCAATTGCTCGACTACGCCCAGCCCTATCAGAACCCGGAAGATGCTTTCCGGGTGATCAGCGGGGACTTTGTCACTACCGAGGACGGAACGGGGATCGTCCATACGGCCCCGACTTTTGGGGCAGACGACATGCAGGTGGCCCGCGAAGCGAATCCGCCCATTCCCCCGATGCTCGTGTTGGACGAGCAGGGGAACCCGGTGCCGCTTGTGGACCTACAGGGGCGGTTCCGCCCGGAGATGGGGGACCTTGCCGGGAAATACGTAAAAAACGAATACTACGACGACGGGGAGGCCCCTGACCGCTCTGTGGACGTGGAAATCGCCATCCGCCTGAAGGAGGAGAACAAGGCCTTCAAGGTGGAAAAATACACGCACAGCTACCCGAATTGCTGGCGTACGGACAAGCCGATACTCTATTACCCGCTGGACTCCTGGTTTATCCGGATCACCGAGGTTCGCGACCGGATGTACGAACTGAACCAGGAAATCAACTGGAAACCCCGGGCCACCGGGGAAGGCCGGTTTGGCAACTGGCTGGCATCCGCCAACGACTGGAACCTGTCCCGCTCCCGGTACTGGGGGATTCCGCTGCCCATCTGGCGGACGGAAGACGGGAAAGAGCAGCGCATCATCGGCTCGGCGGCCGAGCTGAAGGAAGCGATCGGGGAGGCTGTGGCAGCCGGTATTATGGAGGCCGACCCCTTCCCGGATTTTACCCCCGGGGACTTGTCCGAGGAGAATTACGAACACATCGACCTGCACAAGAACAAGGTAGATCCGATTGTGCTGGTGTCCCCCTCCGGGAAACCCATGCGGCGCGAAGCGGACCTGATCGACGTGTGGTTTGACAGCGGCTCCATGCCCTATGCCCAGTGGCATTACCCGTTTGAGAACGCCGACCTGATCGACCAGGGGGCCTGCTTCCCGGCGGACTTTATCGCCGAGGGCGTAGACCAGACCCGCGGCTGGTTTTACACGCTCCACGCTATCGGCACGCTCGTATTCGATTCCATCGCTTATCGGAACGTGCTGTCCAACGGCCTGGTCCTGGACAAAGAGGGCAAGAAAATGTCCAAACGCCTCGGCAATGCCGTAGACCCGTTCCAAACCATGGACGACCACGGGCCGGATGCGACCCGTTGGTACATGATTGCCAACGCGAACCCCTGGGACAACCTGAAATTCGACATGGACGG
This genomic window from Robiginitalea biformata HTCC2501 contains:
- the recO gene encoding DNA repair protein RecO, which codes for MPTSTKAIVLSSLKYGESSLIVRMYTEASGRQTYMLKGILKRRKGGLRPGFFQPLTQLEIVSGTVRPGRLGYLREALIAYPYATVHSDIRKGAIALFLSEVLSESIREEETNPELFSYLEHTLQWLDQHQRIANFHIRFLMGLTRYLGFYPDQTDSHAPYFDLSEGAYCSKPGLNPVLADGNLEAFRNILGTNFDAIHTVELTQAERRELLNSLILYYEIHLQGFKKPRSLTVLDEVFS
- the gdhA gene encoding NADP-specific glutamate dehydrogenase, producing MADYKDKIDAFMEEVTSRNGHEPEFIQAVQEVAETVIPYIAEQEIYSGKNILLRMVEPERLISFRVAWVDDDGEIHVNRGYRIQMNSAIGPYKGGLRFHPSVNASILKFLAFEQVFKNSLTTLPMGGGKGGSDFDPKGKSDDEVMRFCHAFMTELCRHIGPNTDVPAGDIGVGAREIGFLFGMYKKIRNEFTGVLTGKGLSWGGSKIRPEATGYGTVYFAQNMLETRNDSIEGKTVAVSGSGNVAQYAAEKVLQLGGKVVTLSDSGGHIHDPDGIDAEKLAWVMDLKNNRRGRISEYVKQYPGASYHKGKAPWHVACQVALPCATQNELNGEDAKTLIKNGCICVAEGANMPSTPEAIHAFHDARILFAPGKASNAGGVATSGLEMSQNSLRISWTREEVDQRLKGIMSDIHDSCIEYGREDDGYCNYVKGANIAGFVKVADAMLAQGVI
- a CDS encoding DUF4175 domain-containing protein, which gives rise to MKKLLIPFAIVALAGGLMTGCRDTPEKAGEAAESVGESLEQAGKNLKENSDEIREGLENTMDTMEKAGEELKEGAEEVGEGMKEGAQKVGEGIRKAGEELEDAVDDN
- the ileS gene encoding isoleucine--tRNA ligase; this encodes MKKFNEHKQLDLPREAAEIRRFWKQHDIFEKSVSTRADGKPFIFYEGPPSANGMPGIHHVMARTIKDIFPRYKTMKGFQVKRKAGWDTHGLPVELGVEKELGITKEDIGTKISVEAYNEACKKAVMRYTDVWNNLTEQLGYWVDMEDPYVTYKSKYMETVWWLLKQIYDKGLIYKGYTIQPYSPKAGTGLSSHELNQPGTYQDVTDTTVTAQFLTVPETLPDFLKEAGKPVYLLAWTTTPWTLPSNTALTVGADIDYVLVDTYNQYTFEPTRVVLAEALVSKQFGPKFEAQEAGEDLPAYDGSSKKVPYRVLKSFKGKELLGIRYEQLLDYAQPYQNPEDAFRVISGDFVTTEDGTGIVHTAPTFGADDMQVAREANPPIPPMLVLDEQGNPVPLVDLQGRFRPEMGDLAGKYVKNEYYDDGEAPDRSVDVEIAIRLKEENKAFKVEKYTHSYPNCWRTDKPILYYPLDSWFIRITEVRDRMYELNQEINWKPRATGEGRFGNWLASANDWNLSRSRYWGIPLPIWRTEDGKEQRIIGSAAELKEAIGEAVAAGIMEADPFPDFTPGDLSEENYEHIDLHKNKVDPIVLVSPSGKPMRREADLIDVWFDSGSMPYAQWHYPFENADLIDQGACFPADFIAEGVDQTRGWFYTLHAIGTLVFDSIAYRNVLSNGLVLDKEGKKMSKRLGNAVDPFQTMDDHGPDATRWYMIANANPWDNLKFDMDGILEVKRKFFGTLYNTYSFFALYANIDRFTYGEPEVPYVERPEIDRWILSELNTLILKVDEAYAQYEPTRAARAISDFVQENLSNWYVRLCRRRFWKGEYGPDKISAYQTLYTCLETVAALMAPIAPFYSDRLYQDLTGGTSREAAESVHLARFPEADTGLIDKALEDRMEKAQTISSLVLSIRQKEKIKVRQPLQKVMIPVLDQAQRQAIEAVSDLIRSEVNVKEVELLDDASGILVKRIKPNFKTLGPRFGKDMKAIAGAVSRLGQEDIQKIEREGEIVLELENKNIILQLQDVEISSQDIEGWLVASSGPITVALDITIDEQLRKEGIARELVNRIQNLRKESGFEVTDRIDIKILKDETIENAVRSNLQYIKSETLTAHLQFEEQLDEGTAIAFDEINTKLHIQKH
- a CDS encoding TonB-dependent receptor plug domain-containing protein, producing the protein MKFFPNRPIPIWLLFLWAPLFMGAQQITILDRETGEPVADVAVFNAQRSTSAISDASGQVPISGFGMRERIFFRHIGYQPLNLTRRAIENQGNRVYLEVQAEQLQEVVMSVSKWQQQKREVPQKIETIGAADVAFGNPQTAADLLQQSGKIFVQKSQYGGGSPMIRGFATNRVLLAVDGVRMNNAIFRGGNLQNVLSIDPFAVRKTEVLFGPGSVIYGSDAIGGVMNFYTRDALLSPGDSLMVAGSLEYRTATASGEHTAHGRVNLGFENWGMLTSLTYNHFGDLRMGSHGPDSYLRRRYVVTEGGTDRLEDNPNPLRQVPSGYDQVSLMQKFRYKPARQWDFNLGVHFSETSDYARYDRLIRPDSDGDGLRSAEWYYGPQKWFMGNIRMAHTGGNKFYEGMKLSAAYQFFEESRNDRDFGEDILYSTRERVGAYSLNLDFETRKVGDLRLYYGAEYIGNSVRSDGSETNVQSGVRDGGASRYPDGSSWQTVAAYVNGSYRFKPNLTLLAGMRYSHVWIDAEFDPTYYDFPFEDANLDNGALTGSLGISWFPGRNTQVTLNGSTGFRAPNIDDIGKIFDSEPGSVVVPNPDLEPEYAYNAELGVRQNIRDRLVVKGSVYYTYLVDALVRRDFTFNGERTIPYNGEPSNVQAIQNAAKAYVYGVELGFDASLAEHWSLLGNYTITEGVEEEEDGSESPARHAAPDFADLHLVYSKYPLKASFFLNYNGEVPFEDLAFSERSKTFIYASDAGGNPFSPAWYTLNFRSSYTFPGDYRLTLAVENLTDQRYRPYSSGIAAAGINVIAGLSMRF